One genomic region from Candidatus Acidiferrales bacterium encodes:
- a CDS encoding sigma-54 dependent transcriptional regulator translates to MEREPKEVVFGSQEMTVIMSQAERVARNEFSVLITGESGVGKEVVSRYIHQHSARAAEPFVAVNCGAIPETLFEAELFGFERGAFTNAFSPHRGYFEQANHGTILLDEISELPLTLQVKLLRVLEDKYIMRIGGEKEIQVDARVIAACNMNLQTLVRERKFRKDLYYRLAVSVIAIPPLRARKDDIETLAGSFLRKYSPARKILNREALMKLTHYEWPGNVRELEYCIIRSILNSDGKEVIRADDIQFLEDDIERSAAIERGAFEEALRKARGNVNSVSRLLGVHRNTVYNKIKRFNIDLLRYRNGHPVFQ, encoded by the coding sequence ATGGAAAGAGAGCCTAAGGAAGTAGTATTCGGCAGCCAGGAGATGACAGTAATAATGTCGCAGGCTGAAAGGGTCGCGCGTAATGAATTTTCAGTTCTCATAACCGGCGAGAGCGGAGTAGGGAAAGAGGTTGTGTCGCGTTATATTCATCAGCACAGCGCTCGTGCTGCGGAACCGTTTGTCGCGGTAAACTGTGGTGCAATTCCTGAGACCCTTTTTGAAGCCGAGCTTTTCGGCTTCGAGCGGGGTGCCTTTACGAATGCGTTCTCACCGCACAGGGGATACTTCGAGCAGGCAAACCATGGCACTATTTTGCTTGATGAGATCTCGGAACTTCCCCTGACATTGCAGGTTAAACTCCTCCGTGTGCTGGAAGACAAATACATCATGCGAATTGGCGGCGAGAAGGAGATTCAGGTGGACGCACGGGTGATAGCTGCGTGTAATATGAACCTTCAGACGCTGGTGAGAGAGCGGAAATTCCGAAAGGATCTGTATTATCGTCTGGCGGTCTCCGTCATAGCTATTCCACCTCTTCGTGCGCGTAAAGACGATATCGAAACTTTGGCTGGTAGCTTCCTGCGTAAATATTCGCCTGCCAGGAAAATTCTAAACCGCGAAGCACTTATGAAACTCACCCATTATGAATGGCCTGGAAACGTGCGTGAGTTAGAGTATTGTATCATTCGCTCCATCCTAAACAGCGATGGTAAAGAAGTTATCAGGGCCGACGACATTCAGTTCCTGGAGGATGATATCGAACGCAGCGCCGCGATAGAGCGAGGAGCGTTTGAGGAAGCATTGAGAAAAGCTAGAGGAAATGTGAACAGTGTTTCCCGGCTGTTAGGAGTACATAGGAACACCGTTTACAACAAAATTAAAAGATTCAATATTGATCTGTTGCGATACAGGAACGGCCATCCGGTTTTTCAATAG
- a CDS encoding PqqD family peptide modification chaperone encodes MEIGTPDKVDPGSKTIAKGRSLAESDLIKAKLLLPPKLVHLANEEGWHLFFDPDNHVWIRLNDSGKQIIETLETSPDLDEAINRLCAHYRQSADSIREKVADFIRSMIDAGIIHLDAYVTREFVDSPEGGHPVNVYFSNTERCNLSCVYCYNAENRKRFGKFREEMTTAETVQALEKLWDFGASAVAFCGGEPMMRPDLFDVARYAKNRGFRIALVTNGTRITENLAPAVAELFDLVWVSLDSHIKEEHEALRGKGSFDRTMRAVRLLANYNPKRLVINSVVCNVNVKSMPETHRLLVEEIGVGQHRMGAFLPSKEVVRDKNNNPINPVIFDDEYNKFLVAASLRLELSGDEFPPLAVDEHNGLIVKHAPRKNQCGAANGDIHMVSNGDIYPCTMMYKKEFRAGNILEEDIRKIYRESAVMKKCRETTVDSIKQCGKCFVKYVCAGGCRGAAYNMYGDIKAYHKDMCPLLKKSAIDSLWADTQIPFNKMEQAAKAYEEKRKDIKKENDYTLSDARTI; translated from the coding sequence ATGGAAATTGGCACACCGGATAAAGTAGATCCCGGGAGCAAAACTATTGCAAAAGGAAGGTCCTTGGCCGAATCTGATCTCATCAAGGCGAAACTCCTCCTTCCACCCAAACTGGTTCATCTCGCAAATGAAGAAGGTTGGCACCTCTTTTTCGATCCAGATAACCATGTCTGGATCCGCCTAAACGACTCCGGGAAGCAAATAATTGAAACACTGGAAACATCTCCCGACCTCGATGAGGCAATCAACCGCCTATGCGCGCATTACAGGCAAAGTGCCGACAGCATCAGAGAGAAGGTCGCCGACTTCATTCGGAGCATGATCGATGCTGGAATCATCCATCTCGATGCCTATGTAACCCGCGAGTTTGTTGATTCACCGGAGGGTGGACACCCAGTTAACGTATACTTTTCAAACACCGAGCGCTGCAATCTCTCATGCGTTTACTGCTACAATGCGGAGAACAGAAAACGTTTTGGAAAATTCAGGGAAGAAATGACAACGGCCGAAACGGTTCAGGCGCTGGAAAAGCTTTGGGATTTTGGTGCGTCAGCGGTTGCCTTTTGCGGCGGCGAACCTATGATGCGGCCGGACTTGTTTGATGTGGCCCGTTACGCCAAGAACAGGGGATTCCGTATCGCGCTGGTGACAAATGGTACACGTATAACAGAAAACCTGGCTCCTGCTGTTGCAGAATTATTCGACCTGGTGTGGGTGAGCCTGGACAGCCATATAAAAGAAGAGCATGAAGCACTGAGGGGTAAAGGATCGTTTGACCGGACCATGCGTGCCGTCAGATTGCTGGCGAATTACAATCCGAAGCGGCTCGTGATAAATTCGGTCGTCTGCAACGTCAATGTCAAGAGTATGCCCGAAACTCATAGGTTGCTCGTTGAGGAAATCGGTGTCGGCCAGCATAGAATGGGTGCTTTTCTTCCGTCAAAAGAAGTCGTCAGGGACAAAAACAATAATCCTATCAACCCTGTCATATTCGACGATGAATACAATAAATTTCTCGTCGCTGCCAGCCTCAGGCTCGAACTGAGCGGTGACGAATTCCCTCCTCTTGCTGTCGATGAGCACAACGGACTCATCGTCAAGCACGCTCCGAGGAAAAATCAGTGCGGTGCTGCAAACGGGGATATCCACATGGTGTCGAACGGCGACATATACCCGTGTACCATGATGTACAAAAAAGAGTTTAGGGCAGGGAACATTCTTGAAGAGGATATAAGAAAGATATATCGAGAGTCGGCAGTGATGAAGAAATGCCGGGAGACAACGGTCGATTCAATCAAGCAATGCGGCAAATGTTTTGTCAAATACGTATGTGCAGGCGGTTGCCGCGGGGCTGCCTACAACATGTATGGAGACATCAAGGCCTATCATAAAGACATGTGCCCTCTCTTGAAAAAATCTGCCATAGACAGCCTCTGGGCAGATACGCAGATTCCATTTAATAAAATGGAACAGGCTGCAAAAGCTTATGAGGAAAAACGAAAAGACATCAAAAAAGAAAACGATTACACCTTGTCTGATGCTCGCACAATTTAA
- a CDS encoding ABC transporter ATP-binding protein, which produces MHTIAVAKGLFPFAKPHLKKYVVAGMLTMISASADLAAPLVLLILIDNIIPRKDPILLAKFGLAFIGLYFMRSFVDFVKGKLLITFREDVVRCMQRKLYENVQDLPVSIFDERGTGYLAGRILADTTAAGTLVGETIISALINLLVAAGTISIVSIMNWKLTLIAISVVPAFAFGVNWFNKYVRDVSRKVQEERSRVCGDIQESFAGIRLIKAFGLQKFRADKVQRSIDENRNLNIKLGILTALSATTVLLCTTFAGVLILWFGSYQVITGTLTLGQLMAFSAYTVNIFGPIRNLMGTNMSVQTSLASAERILELMNNNDSPEQGHFEIPGVKLRGDVEFRNVSFAYEPNHSVLRDVNLDVQAGNMVALVGESGAGKSTLLNLLARFYDSYDGEILIDGQDIRRIKRESLLSQFGIVLQDTFLFSTTIFENIRYGDLTATEAEIVEAAKGANAHEFIVGFPNGYQTQVGERGMKLSGGEKQRIAIARAILKNPRILILDEATSSLDSKSENLVKEALANLMRGRTTFIIAHRFSTVLSADKIIVLDGGKVAAIGSHQELYLGNRTYRRLYDEQLFAGKEERSLSGLPDGVRISKMTVNQSNNGQKMITIEI; this is translated from the coding sequence ATGCACACTATTGCGGTAGCAAAGGGTCTGTTCCCCTTTGCAAAGCCGCACCTGAAAAAATATGTAGTTGCAGGCATGCTGACAATGATCAGCGCATCTGCAGATCTGGCTGCTCCATTAGTCCTCTTGATCCTCATCGACAATATCATACCGCGAAAGGATCCGATACTTCTTGCAAAGTTTGGGCTAGCATTTATCGGTTTGTACTTCATGCGGTCTTTCGTCGATTTTGTCAAGGGAAAACTACTGATTACCTTCCGCGAAGATGTAGTCCGGTGCATGCAAAGGAAATTATACGAGAACGTTCAAGATCTTCCGGTATCGATATTTGACGAAAGGGGGACCGGTTACCTTGCAGGCCGGATACTTGCGGACACGACAGCCGCGGGCACACTTGTCGGCGAGACAATCATAAGTGCACTAATAAATTTGCTCGTCGCCGCGGGAACAATTTCGATAGTATCCATCATGAACTGGAAGTTAACTCTGATAGCTATCTCTGTTGTGCCGGCTTTTGCATTCGGGGTCAATTGGTTCAACAAATATGTGAGAGACGTCTCTCGCAAAGTTCAGGAAGAGCGATCACGAGTGTGTGGAGACATTCAGGAAAGTTTCGCGGGCATCCGGCTCATCAAAGCGTTCGGCTTGCAGAAGTTTCGGGCTGATAAAGTTCAAAGAAGCATCGACGAAAACCGCAACCTGAACATAAAGTTGGGCATACTTACAGCGCTGAGTGCGACAACCGTTCTGTTGTGTACAACGTTTGCCGGTGTCCTTATCCTTTGGTTTGGCAGCTACCAAGTAATCACAGGGACACTCACTCTTGGTCAGCTGATGGCATTCTCGGCGTATACGGTGAATATTTTTGGACCGATAAGAAACCTTATGGGAACAAACATGAGCGTTCAAACCTCTCTCGCGTCGGCCGAAAGAATTCTTGAGTTGATGAACAATAATGATTCACCGGAACAAGGGCACTTTGAAATACCAGGTGTGAAACTTCGTGGCGATGTCGAATTCAGAAACGTCTCGTTCGCTTACGAACCCAATCATTCGGTGCTGCGGGACGTTAATCTCGATGTGCAGGCCGGTAACATGGTTGCCTTAGTCGGAGAGAGCGGTGCGGGGAAAAGCACTCTTCTCAATTTGCTTGCTCGTTTCTATGACTCTTATGATGGTGAGATACTAATCGACGGGCAAGACATAAGGCGAATAAAAAGAGAAAGCCTCTTATCCCAATTCGGCATCGTCCTCCAGGATACATTCCTATTCAGCACGACCATTTTCGAAAACATAAGATATGGAGATCTGACCGCAACTGAAGCGGAAATAGTTGAAGCTGCCAAGGGAGCTAACGCACACGAATTCATAGTCGGATTTCCGAACGGATACCAAACTCAGGTTGGAGAGAGAGGGATGAAGTTGTCGGGGGGAGAAAAACAGAGAATTGCAATTGCAAGAGCCATTTTAAAAAATCCGAGGATACTGATCCTCGATGAGGCAACGTCCTCACTAGATTCAAAATCTGAAAATTTGGTCAAAGAAGCCCTCGCAAATTTGATGAGGGGTCGCACGACATTTATAATTGCTCATAGGTTTTCGACCGTCTTATCGGCCGACAAGATCATCGTTCTTGACGGAGGCAAGGTCGCGGCTATCGGGTCACATCAGGAGCTGTACCTGGGCAACCGAACATATCGACGGCTCTACGATGAACAGCTTTTTGCCGGCAAAGAAGAAAGAAGTCTATCGGGTCTCCCTGACGGAGTACGCATTTCCAAGATGACGGTGAACCAGAGCAACAATGGACAAAAAATGATTACGATTGAAATATAG
- a CDS encoding ABC transporter permease subunit: MAKRKQGLNPMLLTIVIREIFESIYSYRFLFFLIISATLIPIGLYVNEVSYSKRLGEYDEQKRLENKALSSSQKWDLMSGTVPLKGFLEPSPLAVFAQGLEGSLPQSYTFKPGGYEKGAVPSGKGSIPSELGELNFAFMVQLVVSLIVLIFGADVVSGEKELGTLRSVLSNSVPRDTVLFGKLIGGYAAIWFPFALALVAGILVLSFTPFPLYDKEILVRVLLIFAASSGFILIYFLIGIMISSCTARTRTSLIAIVVVWTFLQLIVPKVSNIVVALAYPIKTETVVSVEKSLAMNTLENEKSKVLGKQYQEIFGVDTASASGNEPSARELQWRSFKDEIVQTYEKKETEDIRFIDQDYEREKAIQQRIETGISLISPSAAFDYIMTDLCSTGISDKEKYVEAVKTYQNTLDRELFDLVERTTLTFPSGRTAAFMSIGNVQDMKSLPSFSVPRAGLSEIFRNNMGSLTSLTLWLIVPLAVAYKRFLKYDVR, encoded by the coding sequence TTGGCTAAACGTAAACAAGGTCTAAATCCCATGCTGTTGACAATCGTCATCAGGGAAATCTTCGAAAGTATTTACAGCTATCGTTTCCTTTTCTTCCTGATTATCAGCGCCACTCTCATCCCGATCGGGCTTTATGTTAACGAGGTGAGCTACTCCAAGCGGCTGGGTGAGTATGACGAACAGAAACGATTGGAAAACAAAGCCTTGTCTTCTTCTCAGAAGTGGGATCTCATGTCCGGGACTGTTCCTCTAAAAGGTTTTCTAGAGCCATCACCACTCGCTGTCTTTGCTCAAGGACTAGAAGGCTCTCTACCACAATCCTATACGTTCAAGCCAGGCGGGTACGAGAAGGGAGCAGTTCCCTCGGGCAAAGGATCGATCCCATCCGAATTAGGAGAGTTGAATTTTGCCTTCATGGTTCAACTGGTCGTGAGCCTTATAGTTCTGATATTCGGTGCAGATGTCGTGTCAGGCGAAAAAGAATTGGGAACACTGCGAAGCGTGTTATCAAACAGCGTTCCGCGTGATACGGTCTTGTTCGGCAAGCTCATTGGGGGCTATGCGGCCATCTGGTTCCCCTTTGCTCTTGCACTTGTGGCAGGGATTCTGGTCTTAAGCTTCACCCCTTTTCCACTTTATGATAAAGAAATTCTGGTAAGGGTCTTGTTGATCTTCGCGGCCTCGTCAGGATTTATTCTTATTTACTTTTTAATTGGGATAATGATCTCTTCCTGTACAGCCAGAACCCGCACTTCTCTGATTGCGATTGTCGTAGTGTGGACATTTCTGCAATTGATTGTTCCTAAGGTCAGCAACATAGTGGTAGCACTCGCCTATCCCATTAAGACCGAGACGGTTGTATCTGTTGAGAAATCACTCGCCATGAACACCCTTGAAAATGAGAAGTCCAAGGTATTGGGAAAACAATATCAGGAGATTTTCGGAGTGGACACGGCTTCTGCTTCCGGCAATGAACCGTCGGCTAGAGAGCTTCAATGGAGATCATTCAAGGATGAAATTGTACAGACCTATGAAAAAAAAGAGACTGAAGATATTCGTTTCATCGATCAGGATTATGAACGAGAGAAAGCTATCCAGCAACGCATTGAAACAGGGATTTCATTGATTTCCCCGAGCGCCGCTTTTGACTATATAATGACGGACTTATGCAGCACTGGAATCTCTGACAAGGAGAAATACGTCGAAGCAGTTAAAACATATCAGAACACACTAGATCGGGAATTGTTTGATCTTGTTGAGCGTACGACCCTCACGTTCCCGAGCGGACGCACAGCTGCTTTCATGTCAATCGGGAATGTCCAGGATATGAAATCTCTGCCGAGTTTTTCTGTGCCGCGGGCCGGTCTCTCAGAAATTTTCAGAAACAACATGGGAAGTCTCACGTCCCTCACCCTCTGGCTGATTGTTCCGCTGGCCGTAGCCTACAAAAGGTTTTTGAAATATGATGTACGATAA
- a CDS encoding ABC transporter ATP-binding protein: protein MYDKEKIIDEATKGQIDSRFEELRDRSMIQAVDLTKRYEDGLLALDHLNIDIKPGQIYCLLGANGAGKTTVINLFFNFIEPTSGSARINGYDCAREPLKTKKYAAYIPENVMLYGNFSARQNLDFFARLTGRDELKKEDYHMVMRQVGLPESSFEKRVKTFSKGMRQKLGIAIAILKQAAALILDEPTSGLDPKAAADFVEQLFKLRNEGRAILMSTHDIFRAKEIADVVGIMKEGVLITEKTKEDIDREDLEKSYLRYMGVD, encoded by the coding sequence ATGTACGATAAGGAAAAAATAATTGATGAAGCGACCAAGGGGCAGATTGATTCCCGATTCGAGGAATTACGTGATCGATCCATGATTCAGGCAGTTGACCTGACCAAGCGATATGAAGATGGCCTCCTTGCTCTCGACCACTTGAACATAGATATCAAACCGGGGCAAATCTACTGCCTCCTTGGTGCCAACGGAGCGGGGAAAACAACAGTGATCAACCTCTTCTTCAATTTCATCGAGCCTACGAGCGGAAGCGCGAGGATAAACGGCTACGATTGTGCCAGAGAGCCTCTTAAAACGAAAAAGTATGCCGCCTACATCCCGGAAAATGTGATGCTGTATGGCAACTTCAGTGCCCGGCAGAATCTTGATTTTTTTGCGAGACTCACGGGAAGGGATGAATTGAAGAAGGAGGATTACCACATGGTGATGAGGCAGGTCGGGCTTCCAGAATCATCGTTTGAAAAGCGTGTCAAGACATTTTCCAAAGGGATGCGCCAGAAGCTAGGGATCGCGATAGCAATTCTAAAACAAGCGGCGGCATTAATCCTCGACGAACCAACATCGGGCCTCGATCCTAAAGCCGCAGCCGATTTCGTCGAGCAGCTGTTCAAATTGAGAAACGAAGGCAGGGCGATACTAATGTCAACGCATGACATTTTCAGGGCAAAGGAGATAGCTGACGTCGTAGGAATAATGAAAGAGGGCGTTCTTATCACTGAGAAAACGAAGGAAGATATAGATAGAGAAGATCTCGAAAAATCGTACCTCAGATATATGGGGGTCGATTGA
- a CDS encoding NEW3 domain-containing protein has protein sequence MYRAIIILFLVLLRSGLSQMLYNPNDERFKSLYLEKVQSDYRLQKETYDRQRILFDKGLISKQEFEQSEAAFKTAQVTYQQAVLSVAFEQPHITIDKAVKHQSRNGKTWVKLTLRNTTGGIVSGNDSTFEGMDNLRTDRIANVYVSLLNDEHAVVSQPYEAKIPVMKYNEPVTVDFVLLQDLDYVTVKEVRGDKSEERKILLQMDESANRVLITLDQFSQEVDLGSDATFGLTLALFSDRSYAYRLGVVNLPRQISCDFFDTQAGGGRNARVSQVKFCQDASTRQVSLAAYLPDRYDSTSFTVDKPIDFFAVAIPEGPGAEDFDQTRMYAASDLDKLHISYARLEIVPRGTGKISVRTTNYYQEIKPGDRVNMTLTVHNDGTRTLDNVRTRTDLPAEWMATISPDLIESLSPGKDQTVSVTLIPPARLAIGDYEATMKTIGFAGNKQIDGENKSIRIHVSPSGNVLETAMPLMLILGILVGVVTFGIRMSRR, from the coding sequence ATGTATAGGGCCATCATTATTTTATTTCTTGTACTTCTGCGGTCAGGGTTGTCCCAGATGTTATACAATCCTAACGATGAGAGATTTAAATCTCTGTACCTGGAAAAAGTACAGAGTGATTACAGACTTCAGAAAGAGACCTACGACCGCCAGAGGATTCTTTTTGACAAGGGACTAATTTCCAAGCAGGAGTTTGAGCAATCGGAGGCGGCGTTTAAGACAGCACAGGTTACTTATCAACAGGCAGTCCTTTCTGTCGCGTTCGAACAGCCGCACATAACGATTGACAAAGCCGTCAAGCACCAGTCCCGGAATGGTAAAACTTGGGTAAAACTTACTCTCAGGAATACCACCGGTGGCATTGTGTCGGGCAATGACAGCACGTTTGAGGGTATGGATAATCTTCGCACCGACCGGATCGCTAACGTCTATGTTTCTCTGCTGAATGACGAACACGCTGTCGTCAGTCAGCCATATGAAGCGAAGATCCCTGTGATGAAGTATAACGAGCCGGTTACAGTCGACTTCGTGCTGCTGCAGGATCTGGACTATGTCACCGTAAAGGAAGTTCGAGGCGATAAGTCTGAGGAACGAAAGATACTTCTTCAAATGGATGAAAGTGCGAACCGCGTCCTCATCACTCTCGATCAGTTTTCTCAGGAGGTGGACCTTGGATCCGATGCAACATTTGGATTGACCCTCGCTTTGTTTTCCGATCGAAGCTATGCGTACAGACTTGGAGTAGTGAATCTGCCCAGGCAAATCAGCTGCGATTTCTTTGACACGCAGGCTGGAGGAGGGAGAAATGCCAGGGTCTCACAGGTAAAATTTTGCCAGGACGCAAGCACACGACAGGTCTCCCTTGCCGCATATTTACCCGATAGATATGACAGCACTTCATTTACAGTTGATAAGCCGATTGATTTCTTCGCGGTCGCAATCCCGGAGGGCCCGGGGGCAGAGGATTTTGATCAGACAAGAATGTATGCCGCGTCAGATCTCGATAAGCTCCATATAAGTTACGCTCGATTAGAAATTGTTCCGCGCGGGACCGGAAAAATCTCTGTCCGAACGACCAACTATTATCAGGAAATAAAACCCGGTGACAGAGTAAACATGACTTTGACGGTGCATAATGATGGCACGCGAACCCTTGACAACGTAAGAACCCGGACAGATCTCCCTGCCGAATGGATGGCGACGATCTCCCCAGATTTGATTGAATCCCTCTCGCCGGGAAAAGATCAGACTGTGTCAGTAACACTTATCCCACCTGCGAGGTTGGCGATAGGAGATTACGAAGCGACTATGAAGACCATTGGATTTGCAGGCAACAAGCAGATTGACGGGGAAAACAAAAGCATCCGGATTCATGTCAGCCCAAGCGGAAACGTTTTGGAAACCGCAATGCCTCTTATGTTGATCCTTGGGATTCTGGTAGGCGTTGTCACATTCGGAATACGAATGAGCAGAAGATGA
- a CDS encoding PAS domain S-box protein, with translation MSYLTNNQHNALGDNGIHGAFFEDHPLPMWIQDIDSLRIIGVNRAAMNKYGYSREEFLEKTIDDIRLSKEMERINTDLRPGIVYPNIQQHRLKSGEMIAVETTSRVLDYDGHSAVFTIIHDLADQKRVEDDLNEEANRDLIEAMPIGYYRCTQNRFVEVNPAFARMLCYSREELLAIDIPEGLYFNPAKLDLQVMDRGFRSKPEICQLRKKDGTEIYINDFSRYVQDPEGEIIYREGMCRQISDHEAKTPLEVNAIVDQLPVAVVVHTDLKLVYMNAAALKLAGARSFGQLQGRSMMEFVHSDFQSVMMDHISNISVGEQKVQISEIGFVRVDGSMTLVQITSNPITYFGRPSIQSTIQDIGERRKIEETLSLQNTALSAIDNAIVITDQRGKVEWVNPAFEKLTGYSPSQAGGAEIGKLVKSGKQDKEFYKDMWDTILSGKTWRGQLVNRRNDGTIYDEGMTITPVLNDEGKITHFVATKEDVSERKYLEDELTQAQKLDMVGRLAGGVAHDYNNVLGVILGYGELIKSKLRDEESIRRQLDAIIAAAKRGSALTKQLLSFARKDVISPKIISINTSIESIKEMLQQIIGENRELALHLENNLWNIRIDPTQLDQILVNLATNARDAIADVGTITIETSNMFVDEAFVREHPEFLPGEYVRVSFSDTGKGIDRDTLKRIFEPFFTTKSEGKGLGLAMVHTIVKQNSSHVEVQSEPGIGTKFDIYFPRSNGEPEKAKEQSPSESPRGDATVLVVEDRPDLLELAKRGLEQYGYKVLTALNPREALSVCREFSGDIDLLLADVVMPGMNGGELSRRIRDMKPGIRTLFMSGYSADVIAPQDAAGKRIAFIQKPFTPQALAKKLQEVLRTI, from the coding sequence ATGTCATATTTAACTAACAATCAGCATAACGCACTTGGTGATAACGGTATCCATGGAGCCTTTTTTGAAGACCACCCGTTGCCAATGTGGATACAGGATATTGATTCTCTCAGGATCATAGGAGTGAATCGGGCCGCAATGAACAAATATGGATATTCCCGTGAAGAATTCTTGGAAAAAACAATTGACGATATTCGGCTGTCAAAGGAAATGGAGCGCATTAACACAGACCTGCGGCCGGGTATTGTATATCCCAATATCCAACAGCATCGATTGAAAAGTGGTGAGATGATTGCGGTGGAAACCACTTCGCGTGTACTGGATTACGACGGACACAGCGCGGTGTTCACGATAATACACGATCTCGCCGATCAGAAACGTGTGGAGGACGATCTAAATGAAGAGGCGAACCGCGACCTTATCGAAGCTATGCCCATCGGTTACTATAGATGCACGCAGAATAGATTTGTAGAAGTAAATCCGGCGTTTGCAAGAATGTTGTGTTACAGCCGTGAAGAGTTGCTGGCCATTGATATCCCTGAAGGGCTTTATTTTAATCCCGCCAAGCTGGATTTGCAGGTGATGGATCGCGGCTTCCGCTCTAAACCGGAAATATGTCAACTCAGAAAAAAAGATGGGACCGAAATATACATCAACGACTTTTCCAGGTACGTCCAGGATCCGGAAGGTGAAATCATTTATCGCGAAGGGATGTGCCGACAAATCTCGGATCACGAAGCTAAGACACCTTTGGAGGTCAATGCAATCGTCGATCAATTACCGGTTGCCGTTGTCGTTCACACTGATTTGAAATTGGTTTACATGAATGCTGCGGCACTGAAATTGGCCGGCGCGCGTTCCTTTGGCCAGCTCCAGGGAAGATCGATGATGGAATTCGTCCATTCGGACTTCCAGTCAGTCATGATGGATCATATTAGCAACATATCGGTCGGCGAGCAAAAAGTCCAAATATCGGAGATCGGGTTCGTCCGGGTCGATGGTTCGATGACGCTGGTTCAAATAACGAGTAATCCCATAACATATTTCGGCAGGCCTTCGATTCAGTCGACCATTCAGGATATTGGTGAACGAAGGAAGATCGAGGAAACTCTGAGTCTTCAAAACACTGCCCTCAGCGCAATCGACAACGCAATCGTGATTACCGATCAGAGAGGAAAAGTAGAATGGGTAAATCCTGCTTTTGAAAAACTCACAGGTTACTCTCCATCTCAGGCTGGGGGCGCGGAGATAGGTAAGCTTGTAAAATCAGGGAAGCAGGATAAGGAATTCTACAAAGACATGTGGGACACCATCCTGTCCGGAAAGACATGGCGCGGACAGCTTGTCAATCGGCGCAACGATGGTACGATTTACGATGAGGGCATGACCATAACGCCAGTCTTAAACGATGAAGGAAAAATTACTCACTTTGTTGCGACAAAGGAAGACGTCAGCGAGAGAAAATATCTCGAAGATGAACTCACTCAGGCACAGAAGCTGGATATGGTTGGAAGGCTTGCCGGCGGTGTCGCCCATGACTACAACAACGTCCTGGGCGTGATCCTCGGCTATGGTGAGCTCATTAAGAGCAAGCTTCGCGATGAAGAGTCTATAAGACGTCAGCTCGATGCTATTATTGCGGCGGCGAAGAGGGGATCCGCTCTGACAAAGCAGCTCCTTTCCTTTGCGCGAAAGGATGTGATATCCCCTAAGATTATCAGCATCAACACGTCGATCGAGTCCATCAAAGAAATGTTGCAGCAGATCATCGGCGAGAATCGTGAGCTGGCTCTCCATTTAGAAAACAATCTATGGAACATAAGAATAGATCCCACTCAACTCGACCAGATACTCGTGAACCTTGCAACGAACGCTAGGGATGCAATCGCGGACGTGGGGACGATAACCATCGAAACGTCGAACATGTTTGTGGATGAAGCATTTGTTCGAGAACATCCCGAATTTTTGCCGGGCGAGTACGTGAGGGTCTCGTTCTCAGACACGGGGAAAGGGATCGATAGGGACACTTTGAAAAGGATATTCGAGCCGTTCTTTACGACGAAGTCCGAGGGGAAAGGGCTGGGGCTTGCAATGGTCCACACGATAGTCAAACAGAACAGCAGCCATGTCGAGGTACAAAGCGAGCCGGGCATCGGAACAAAATTCGATATTTATTTTCCCCGCTCCAATGGAGAACCGGAGAAGGCAAAAGAGCAATCTCCGAGCGAATCGCCGAGAGGGGACGCAACCGTTCTCGTCGTGGAGGACAGGCCCGATCTGTTGGAGCTTGCGAAGAGAGGCTTGGAGCAATACGGATACAAAGTATTGACCGCATTGAATCCCAGAGAAGCCTTGTCGGTGTGCAGAGAGTTTTCAGGAGACATTGATTTGCTCCTCGCCGATGTCGTCATGCCGGGCATGAACGGCGGCGAGCTGAGTCGCAGAATTAGAGACATGAAGCCGGGGATAAGGACGCTCTTCATGTCCGGATACAGCGCAGACGTGATAGCGCCGCAGGACGCGGCAGGAAAAAGGATAGCATTCATCCAGAAGCCATTCACTCCGCAGGCTCTTGCTAAAAAGCTCCAGGAAGTCCTCCGCACAATCTGA